A stretch of Bradyrhizobium sp. AZCC 2262 DNA encodes these proteins:
- a CDS encoding ABC transporter substrate-binding protein: MRKHQGVAAFTTMAMSAGVALALAWASAIPALAAGGVLRARFNADIRSTDPGTNRDANTDGVMGHVVEGLVAFREDTSIGPMLAESWEISPDGKIYTFHLRKGVKFHNGAIMTADDVVWSFKRWLDPATQWRCLSEFSDTGITKILGVDATDPQTVVITLERPTALLLGTLARPDCGQTAILNRDSLTPDGKWREPVATGPFKLGEWKRGQYVDLIRFDDYVSRTEPRDGYTGAKKVEVDKVRVNIIPDSSAAKAGLLSGSLDIINSLSVPEVEELKSHAEVKLSITPALGLTGILLQSNDPLLKAVRIRRALALSLDTKEIADVVMQGTARANNSALPIGSPFHGPVEDQGYTQDIAQARKLLAEAGYKGQPIKMIANKRYSFVFDSAVLVQAMAQAVGLKIDIEVLDWATQLDRYSKGDYQAMAFVYSARLDPSLSFEMLTGPKATQPRKVWDNPEAQEMLRQSMLTIDTAKRQALFDEMHRRFIADVPMIVLFNGSELAALRNNVKGYAGWLYPQPRFWGVSLQ; the protein is encoded by the coding sequence ATGCGTAAGCACCAGGGCGTCGCCGCGTTCACGACCATGGCGATGTCCGCCGGCGTGGCGCTTGCGCTGGCCTGGGCTTCGGCAATACCGGCACTCGCGGCCGGAGGCGTGCTGCGCGCACGCTTCAACGCGGACATCCGCTCGACCGACCCCGGGACCAACCGCGACGCCAACACCGACGGCGTGATGGGACATGTGGTCGAAGGCCTGGTGGCCTTCCGCGAAGATACCTCGATCGGCCCCATGCTGGCGGAAAGCTGGGAGATTTCGCCAGACGGCAAGATCTACACTTTTCATCTCCGGAAAGGCGTCAAGTTTCATAACGGCGCGATCATGACCGCCGATGACGTCGTCTGGTCATTCAAGCGCTGGCTCGATCCCGCGACGCAATGGCGCTGCCTTTCCGAATTCTCCGATACCGGCATCACCAAAATCCTCGGCGTGGACGCCACCGATCCGCAGACCGTGGTGATCACGCTGGAGCGGCCGACGGCGCTCCTGCTTGGCACCCTCGCCAGGCCTGACTGCGGCCAGACCGCCATCCTGAATCGTGACTCCCTCACGCCCGATGGCAAGTGGCGCGAACCGGTCGCCACCGGCCCGTTCAAGCTCGGTGAATGGAAGCGCGGTCAGTATGTCGACCTGATCCGCTTCGACGATTATGTCTCGCGCACCGAGCCGCGCGATGGCTATACGGGTGCGAAGAAGGTCGAGGTCGACAAGGTCCGCGTCAACATCATTCCCGACAGTTCCGCCGCCAAGGCCGGACTGCTGAGCGGCTCGCTCGACATCATCAACAGCCTCTCGGTTCCGGAAGTCGAAGAGCTGAAGTCCCACGCCGAGGTAAAACTCAGCATTACGCCTGCGCTCGGCCTCACCGGCATCCTGTTGCAAAGCAACGATCCGCTGCTCAAGGCCGTCCGCATCCGCCGCGCGCTGGCGCTTTCGCTCGACACCAAGGAAATTGCCGATGTGGTGATGCAGGGCACCGCCCGCGCCAACAATTCAGCACTGCCCATCGGCAGCCCGTTCCACGGTCCTGTCGAAGATCAGGGCTACACCCAGGATATCGCGCAGGCCAGGAAGCTGCTCGCCGAAGCCGGATACAAGGGCCAGCCGATCAAGATGATCGCCAACAAGCGCTACAGCTTCGTGTTCGATTCCGCCGTGCTGGTGCAGGCGATGGCGCAAGCCGTCGGGCTGAAGATCGACATCGAAGTGCTCGACTGGGCGACGCAGCTCGATCGCTACAGCAAGGGCGACTACCAGGCGATGGCCTTCGTCTATTCGGCCCGTCTCGACCCCTCGCTCAGCTTCGAAATGCTGACCGGACCGAAGGCGACCCAGCCACGCAAGGTCTGGGACAATCCGGAAGCGCAGGAGATGCTGCGGCAGTCGATGCTGACCATCGATACCGCCAAGCGGCAGGCGCTGTTCGATGAAATGCACCGGCGTTTCATCGCCGATGTGCCGATGATCGTGCTCTTCAACGGTTCGGAACTCGCGGCACTGCGCAACAACGTGAAGGGCTACGCCGGCTGGCTTTACCCGCAGCCGCGCTTCTGGGGTGTAAGCCTGCAATAA
- a CDS encoding ABC transporter permease, which yields MLGYLVRRLAMTIPTLLLVAITVFALIRLIPGDPVQVMLGDSTDPAQVEQLRRQMGLDQSIPVQFGYWLAKVAVGDFGHSITNGLAVLPLILERFQVSALIVLVAVTIAACVAVPAGLIAAWRQNSATDLAITAGATLLLSIPSFWLGLLLLLLFGLKLKWLPVIGYVPFSDNFGQAMAFIVLPIATLAMIEIGALTRMSRASSIEVLRLEYVTHARAKGAPEWRVLGRHVLPNAFAPTWTLIGLILGHLLGGIAVIETVFTLPGLGRLLVDSIFARDYPVVQGCLLFTAVIYVVVNLIVDLCYPLFDPRVAAE from the coding sequence ATGCTGGGTTATCTCGTCAGACGGCTTGCGATGACCATCCCGACCTTGCTGCTGGTCGCGATCACCGTGTTCGCGCTGATACGCCTGATCCCGGGCGATCCGGTGCAGGTGATGCTCGGCGACAGCACGGATCCGGCGCAAGTGGAGCAGTTGCGCCGGCAAATGGGGCTCGACCAATCGATCCCGGTTCAATTCGGCTATTGGCTCGCAAAGGTCGCGGTCGGCGATTTCGGTCACTCGATCACCAATGGGCTCGCCGTATTGCCCTTGATCCTCGAGCGATTCCAGGTCAGCGCGCTCATCGTGCTCGTCGCGGTGACGATCGCCGCCTGCGTCGCGGTACCGGCCGGGCTGATCGCGGCGTGGCGGCAGAACAGCGCGACCGACCTTGCCATCACCGCGGGCGCGACCCTGCTGCTGTCGATTCCGAGCTTCTGGCTTGGACTATTGCTGCTGCTGCTGTTCGGCCTGAAACTGAAATGGCTGCCGGTGATCGGTTATGTTCCGTTCAGCGATAATTTCGGCCAAGCCATGGCCTTCATCGTCCTGCCGATCGCGACGCTGGCTATGATCGAGATCGGCGCGCTGACCCGCATGTCACGCGCCAGCTCGATCGAGGTGTTGCGGCTCGAATACGTCACGCATGCGCGGGCCAAGGGCGCGCCGGAGTGGCGGGTGCTCGGCCGCCATGTCCTGCCCAATGCTTTCGCGCCGACCTGGACCTTGATCGGTCTCATCCTCGGCCATCTGCTCGGCGGTATCGCTGTCATCGAGACCGTGTTTACGCTGCCGGGGCTCGGCCGGCTGCTGGTCGATTCGATCTTCGCCCGCGATTATCCGGTCGTGCAGGGCTGCCTGTTGTTCACGGCGGTGATTTACGTCGTCGTCAATTTGATTGTCGATCTCTGTTATCCCCTGTTCGATCCCCGGGTGGCCGCCGAATGA
- a CDS encoding ABC transporter permease: protein MKMRANTAIGGFLIGVLFTTAVTAAFWTPFDPLKVNLRARLQPPSALYWLGTDEFGRDVLSRVMAGAATSVLVSVLTVTFAVAIGAVVGVITGYLRGWTDRIIMAVNDALLAFPGILLALAVMIVTGANKFGIVLALGIAYIPSVVRVVRGTVLSIREREYIEASRVIGNSELYSMARHVLPNSLAPVAVLATSMFGWVLLAESALSFLGLGVPPPAPTWGNLLAASRPYMESAAWLSIAPGICIALTLLGINLLGDSLRDRLDPRMVHG, encoded by the coding sequence ATGAAGATGCGCGCCAATACCGCGATCGGCGGGTTCCTGATCGGCGTTCTCTTTACAACGGCCGTGACAGCCGCGTTCTGGACGCCGTTCGATCCGCTCAAGGTCAATCTGCGCGCCCGCCTGCAACCGCCGTCCGCGCTCTACTGGCTCGGCACCGACGAGTTCGGCCGCGACGTGCTCAGCCGGGTCATGGCCGGCGCCGCAACCAGCGTCTTGGTCTCCGTGCTGACGGTGACCTTTGCAGTCGCGATCGGCGCCGTCGTCGGTGTGATCACAGGCTATTTGCGAGGCTGGACCGATCGCATCATCATGGCCGTGAACGATGCGCTGCTGGCTTTTCCCGGTATCCTGCTGGCGCTGGCGGTCATGATCGTGACGGGCGCCAACAAGTTCGGCATCGTGCTGGCGCTCGGCATCGCCTACATCCCTTCGGTCGTGCGGGTGGTGCGCGGCACCGTGCTGTCGATCCGGGAGCGGGAATACATCGAAGCCTCTCGCGTCATCGGCAACTCCGAGCTCTATTCAATGGCGCGGCACGTCTTGCCCAACAGCCTCGCCCCGGTCGCCGTACTGGCAACCAGCATGTTCGGCTGGGTGCTGCTGGCCGAGAGCGCGCTCAGCTTCCTCGGCCTCGGCGTGCCTCCGCCGGCGCCAACCTGGGGCAACCTGCTGGCGGCGAGCCGCCCGTATATGGAGAGCGCCGCCTGGCTCAGCATCGCGCCGGGTATTTGCATCGCGCTGACGCTGCTCGGCATCAACCTGCTCGGCGACTCCCTGCGCGACCGTCTTGACCCGCGGATGGTGCACGGATGA
- a CDS encoding ABC transporter ATP-binding protein, with protein MTTPLLTVDNLRIEAARTGEAVVDDISFDIARGEFLAVVGESGSGKTVAARTVLGLLPPGLRRTAGRIMLDGEDLTALSPKRLRALRGPVVGMVFQEPMVSLNPAISVGAQMAEGLGLHMRLSRKEIRQRCLDMLERVQIRDPARTFDAYPHEFSGGMRQRIMLASVMLLRPKLLIADEPTTALDTLTQREVLDLMVGLALDHGTSVMLITHNLGLVARYTQRAVVMQKGKVVEAGATKQILTTPREAYTRQLIDALPRRATGIARLAVGEPLMSVRGLKVEFGGRRQFFRQRPGLRAVDAIDLDIRAGETVAVVGGSGSGKTTLGRAMLRLIPSAAGQIRFRGKEVPEAADRDFRLSSQLVFQDPYSSLDPRMRVGEIVAEPLRHVAQLAATERTRRVEKMLDEVGLANFANRWPHELSGGQRQRIAIARAIVRGPLFVVADEPVSALDMTIQAQVLKLLERLQAQYGFACLFISHDLAAVEQVADRVVVMQGGRIVEQGSRDDIFDSPQHDYTRALLAAAPMVDFVKPEAARVPA; from the coding sequence ATGACCACGCCGCTCCTGACAGTCGACAATCTCCGTATCGAGGCCGCACGCACCGGCGAAGCGGTCGTTGACGACATTTCATTCGACATCGCACGCGGCGAGTTCCTGGCGGTCGTTGGCGAGTCCGGCAGCGGCAAGACGGTGGCGGCGCGCACCGTGCTCGGTCTCCTCCCGCCCGGGCTGCGCCGGACCGCCGGGCGAATTATGCTCGACGGCGAAGACCTCACGGCACTCTCCCCCAAGCGGCTGCGCGCCCTGCGTGGACCGGTGGTCGGCATGGTCTTTCAGGAGCCCATGGTATCGCTCAACCCCGCGATCAGTGTCGGGGCACAGATGGCCGAAGGCCTCGGCCTGCACATGCGGTTGTCCAGGAAAGAAATCAGACAACGCTGCCTCGACATGCTGGAGCGGGTCCAGATTCGCGATCCCGCGCGCACCTTCGACGCCTATCCGCACGAATTCTCCGGCGGCATGCGGCAACGGATCATGCTGGCCTCCGTGATGCTGCTGCGGCCAAAGCTCCTGATCGCCGACGAGCCGACCACCGCACTGGACACCCTGACCCAGCGCGAAGTGCTCGACCTGATGGTCGGCCTTGCCCTCGACCATGGCACCTCGGTGATGCTTATCACCCATAATCTCGGTCTGGTCGCGCGCTACACGCAGCGCGCCGTCGTGATGCAAAAGGGCAAGGTGGTCGAAGCCGGCGCAACCAAGCAGATTCTAACCACCCCGCGCGAAGCCTATACACGCCAACTGATCGACGCGCTGCCCCGGCGCGCGACCGGAATTGCACGGCTCGCGGTCGGCGAACCGCTGATGAGCGTGCGCGGCCTCAAGGTCGAGTTCGGCGGACGGCGGCAGTTTTTCCGCCAACGCCCCGGGCTGCGCGCCGTCGACGCCATCGACCTCGACATTCGCGCGGGCGAGACCGTCGCGGTCGTCGGCGGCAGCGGCTCGGGCAAGACCACGCTCGGCCGTGCGATGCTGCGGCTGATCCCCTCCGCCGCGGGACAAATCCGCTTTCGTGGCAAGGAGGTGCCGGAAGCAGCCGACCGGGATTTTCGGCTCTCCTCGCAACTGGTGTTTCAGGACCCCTACTCCTCGCTGGATCCCCGCATGCGCGTCGGCGAGATCGTCGCCGAACCGCTGCGGCATGTCGCTCAGTTGGCTGCGACCGAGCGCACCAGGCGCGTCGAAAAAATGCTGGACGAGGTGGGTCTTGCGAATTTCGCCAACCGCTGGCCGCACGAACTCTCGGGCGGGCAACGCCAGCGCATCGCAATCGCGCGGGCAATCGTGCGTGGCCCGCTGTTCGTCGTCGCGGACGAGCCGGTTTCCGCCCTCGACATGACCATCCAGGCACAGGTGCTGAAGCTGCTGGAACGCCTGCAGGCGCAATACGGGTTCGCCTGCCTGTTCATCAGCCATGATCTCGCCGCCGTCGAGCAGGTCGCCGACCGCGTCGTGGTGATGCAGGGCGGTCGCATCGTCGAGCAGGGATCGCGCGACGACATCTTCGATTCACCGCAGCACGACTACACCAGGGCGCTGCTCGCGGCGGCGCCGATGGTGGATTTTGTCAAGCCCGAAGCGGCGCGCGTACCCGCGTAG
- a CDS encoding ABC transporter substrate-binding protein, whose translation MLQNVYEGLVAWRADGTAAPMLAKEIAISDDGRSYTFTLRDDVTFHNGARLTSSEVAWTWARFLDPKAGRPCRANFDGSRQIKIVAIETPSPMQVIFRLAEPSGAFLSMLARSDCDGTGIAHPDSIGADGVWKDAIGTGPFKLTEWRRGQYVELARFPAYHARSEPADGLAGAKFAKLDRIRLTIVPEPSTAKAAMQSGELDLWPSIDPKFAEELKSGSVEVVASPVSSLNAIVMQTGDPLLKDKRIRQAIEAALDYQNMAESLTDGYAKPSTSLVPLSSRYYGPVQKNGHRYDPARAKKLLAEAGYRGQPIKITTNSRFAVMNDVAVLIQAMAQQVGINMTVEVVEFATQLNRYFKGDYQLMVFNYTPYLDPLFGLDRFIGDKTAQADRVWGNPQAIELLAKLTQTSSPEARQPLFDDLHTLFIEDSPMVVWSSGVNVSAYAKAVRGYAPWPGRKPRFWNMEVVR comes from the coding sequence GTGCTGCAGAATGTCTACGAAGGCTTGGTCGCCTGGCGCGCCGACGGCACGGCGGCCCCGATGCTGGCAAAGGAAATCGCAATCTCCGACGACGGCCGGAGTTACACCTTCACGCTCCGCGACGACGTGACCTTCCATAATGGCGCGCGGCTGACGTCGAGCGAAGTTGCCTGGACCTGGGCGCGTTTTCTCGATCCGAAGGCCGGCCGACCGTGCCGCGCCAATTTCGATGGTTCGCGGCAAATCAAGATCGTCGCGATCGAGACGCCGTCGCCGATGCAGGTGATCTTCCGCCTCGCTGAGCCGAGCGGCGCTTTCCTCAGCATGCTGGCGCGCAGCGACTGTGATGGCACCGGCATCGCGCATCCCGATTCGATTGGCGCGGATGGAGTCTGGAAAGACGCCATCGGAACCGGCCCGTTCAAGTTGACCGAGTGGCGACGGGGCCAGTATGTCGAACTGGCGCGCTTCCCCGCCTATCATGCGCGCAGCGAGCCGGCCGATGGTCTTGCCGGCGCCAAGTTCGCCAAACTCGACCGCATACGTCTCACCATCGTACCGGAACCGTCGACAGCGAAGGCGGCGATGCAGTCAGGCGAACTCGATCTCTGGCCGTCCATCGATCCGAAATTCGCGGAGGAGCTGAAGTCCGGCAGCGTCGAGGTCGTAGCCTCACCGGTGTCGTCGCTCAACGCGATCGTCATGCAAACCGGTGATCCCTTGTTGAAGGACAAGCGCATCCGTCAGGCGATCGAGGCGGCGCTCGACTACCAGAACATGGCGGAGTCCCTGACCGATGGCTACGCCAAGCCCAGCACCTCGCTGGTTCCGCTTTCCAGCCGCTATTACGGGCCGGTGCAGAAGAACGGGCATCGCTATGATCCGGCACGGGCGAAGAAGCTGCTGGCGGAAGCCGGATATCGGGGCCAGCCGATCAAGATCACCACCAACTCACGCTTTGCAGTGATGAACGACGTGGCGGTTCTCATCCAGGCGATGGCGCAACAGGTCGGCATCAACATGACCGTCGAGGTGGTCGAGTTTGCCACCCAGCTCAACCGCTATTTCAAGGGCGATTATCAGCTCATGGTGTTCAACTACACGCCTTACCTCGATCCGCTGTTCGGGCTCGACCGTTTCATCGGCGACAAGACCGCGCAGGCCGATCGGGTGTGGGGAAATCCACAGGCGATTGAGCTGCTGGCAAAACTCACCCAGACCTCTTCGCCGGAAGCGCGCCAGCCGCTGTTCGACGATTTGCACACATTGTTCATCGAGGATTCGCCGATGGTGGTGTGGAGCTCCGGCGTCAATGTCTCGGCTTACGCCAAGGCGGTCCGGGGATATGCCCCCTGGCCGGGCCGCAAGCCGCGCTTCTGGAACATGGAGGTCGTGCGATGA
- a CDS encoding polysaccharide deacetylase family protein, with the protein MTSLAQRTQHAWPDGARCVIGLTLDFDGTSLERGRDQLPVGARSHGRYSAKCGIPRFVDMFTRQGVPWTFYVSGYDAEESPDLVRTIARSGIEIGSHGYLHEGVDPGDAEPELLERTHRLLTDITGIAPKGWRSPSGHKTARTLNKLRELGYVYDSSDKDFDLPYLLRYGGQEHDNYVCLPNNTSSLDDFPFYRVSYTPPSEVLTHWMQEFDAIYAEGGYFNLTVHPRVGYGSGSPARVAIVEKLITYIKRHDGVRFVGMLELAQWCLKRPADWRRDWSGQ; encoded by the coding sequence ATGACCTCGCTCGCCCAGCGCACCCAACACGCCTGGCCCGACGGCGCGCGTTGTGTTATCGGCCTTACGCTTGATTTCGACGGCACGTCGCTGGAGCGCGGCCGCGACCAACTGCCCGTTGGGGCGCGATCGCATGGCCGCTATTCCGCCAAATGCGGCATCCCTCGTTTCGTCGACATGTTCACGCGCCAAGGGGTGCCGTGGACGTTCTACGTCTCCGGCTACGACGCCGAGGAAAGTCCCGACCTCGTGCGCACCATTGCGCGTTCCGGGATCGAGATCGGATCGCACGGCTATCTGCACGAAGGCGTCGATCCCGGTGACGCCGAGCCGGAGCTGCTGGAACGCACGCACAGACTGCTGACGGATATCACCGGCATCGCACCTAAGGGTTGGCGGTCCCCGTCGGGACACAAGACCGCGCGCACGCTGAACAAGCTGCGCGAGCTCGGTTACGTCTACGATTCCAGTGACAAGGATTTCGACCTGCCCTACCTGCTGCGTTACGGGGGTCAGGAGCACGACAACTATGTCTGCCTTCCCAACAACACTTCGAGCCTCGACGACTTTCCGTTCTATCGCGTCAGCTACACGCCGCCGTCGGAAGTGCTGACGCATTGGATGCAGGAGTTCGATGCGATCTATGCCGAGGGCGGCTATTTCAACCTGACCGTCCATCCCCGCGTCGGTTACGGTTCGGGATCGCCGGCGCGGGTCGCGATCGTCGAGAAGCTGATCACGTACATCAAGCGTCATGACGGCGTGCGCTTCGTCGGGATGCTGGAATTGGCGCAATGGTGTCTGAAACGCCCAGCCGACTGGCGGCGGGACTGGAGCGGCCAATGA
- a CDS encoding polysaccharide deacetylase family protein translates to MNASIRPVAVTVNLQGKTVELQQLGEDALFGRASYGKYAYAVGCERLFGLLDRHGIKATVFVPGAEAEANPDYVAALTHRGHEIAAHGWAMEAMDAPGIDERALIERTHATLVRVTGRAPSGFRAPHGRFTERTLGHLAALGYRYDSSFQDDDRPYRLDADGGGGMIEVPQSEILIDATLYAQRQTHDRVMKTWHEEIEAMHRERCLITLTLHPRSDYGSARASRIAALDRLLTWLRGLPGVAFMRCDTIAAAADDFRSEARRG, encoded by the coding sequence ATGAATGCCTCGATCCGTCCGGTCGCGGTGACCGTCAATTTGCAGGGCAAGACCGTCGAACTGCAACAGCTCGGCGAGGACGCGCTGTTCGGCCGCGCCTCCTACGGCAAATATGCCTACGCGGTCGGCTGCGAGCGGCTGTTTGGACTGCTCGACCGGCACGGCATCAAGGCGACAGTCTTCGTCCCTGGCGCGGAAGCCGAAGCCAATCCCGATTATGTGGCCGCCCTCACTCACCGCGGCCATGAGATCGCTGCGCACGGCTGGGCGATGGAGGCCATGGATGCACCCGGAATCGACGAACGTGCACTGATCGAGCGCACGCATGCCACGCTCGTGCGCGTCACTGGTCGCGCTCCATCCGGATTCCGCGCACCGCACGGACGGTTCACCGAGCGGACACTCGGGCACCTCGCGGCGCTCGGCTACCGCTACGATTCAAGCTTCCAGGATGATGACCGGCCCTACCGGCTCGATGCTGACGGCGGCGGCGGCATGATCGAGGTGCCGCAGTCGGAAATCCTGATCGACGCCACGCTCTACGCGCAGCGGCAGACCCATGACCGGGTCATGAAGACCTGGCATGAGGAGATCGAGGCCATGCACAGGGAACGCTGCCTGATCACGCTCACGCTGCATCCGCGCAGCGACTATGGCAGCGCGCGTGCGAGCCGTATCGCGGCACTCGATCGGCTGCTGACGTGGCTGCGCGGCCTCCCTGGAGTTGCATTCATGCGGTGCGACACGATCGCGGCGGCGGCCGATGATTTTCGTTCGGAAGCGCGCCGGGGATAG
- a CDS encoding CobW family GTP-binding protein, with translation MPVPILLVTGFLGAGKTTVVNHLLAHAQGRRIAAVVNDFGAINIDAELIAGASDGVVSLSNGCICCSLEGDLLRTLAALLRRDPQPEFIVIETSGIADPSDIVRNLMDPLIWREAPLEAVLCVVDATTNAEALSDALLRSQLRAADVVALSKVDMADAAACAQLRDVIRAQRPAAVLVDAPHGEVPTALLFPADVDRVPAPREVGPRRPAADRFETLSWTSERPVSLLRLQQAIGRLAPKLARAKGLFETVEQPGRLMVFQLAGGRATLAPGGELAAGALAAGVPRARIVFIAEIGVLATAEIDRIMEACIEAG, from the coding sequence GTGCCGGTCCCGATCCTGCTGGTCACCGGCTTCCTCGGGGCGGGCAAGACCACGGTCGTGAACCATCTGCTCGCGCATGCGCAAGGGAGGCGGATCGCCGCCGTGGTCAACGATTTCGGCGCGATCAATATCGACGCGGAGCTGATCGCGGGCGCCAGCGACGGGGTGGTCAGCCTGAGCAACGGCTGCATCTGCTGCTCGCTGGAAGGCGATCTGCTGCGCACGCTCGCCGCCCTGCTGCGGCGTGATCCGCAGCCGGAGTTCATCGTGATCGAAACCAGCGGGATCGCCGATCCCTCGGATATCGTCCGCAACCTGATGGATCCCCTGATCTGGCGGGAGGCGCCGCTGGAAGCGGTGCTGTGCGTGGTGGACGCGACGACAAATGCGGAAGCACTAAGCGACGCGTTGCTACGGTCCCAATTGCGGGCGGCCGACGTGGTGGCGCTGAGCAAGGTGGATATGGCGGACGCGGCGGCTTGCGCGCAACTGCGCGATGTTATTCGGGCGCAACGTCCGGCGGCGGTGCTGGTCGATGCGCCGCACGGCGAAGTCCCCACGGCCCTGCTATTCCCCGCGGATGTGGACCGCGTGCCGGCGCCGCGTGAGGTGGGGCCGCGACGGCCTGCGGCTGACCGGTTCGAGACGCTGAGCTGGACATCGGAACGGCCGGTGTCGCTGCTCCGATTGCAGCAAGCGATCGGTCGGCTGGCGCCGAAGCTCGCGCGGGCGAAGGGGTTGTTCGAGACGGTGGAGCAGCCCGGGCGGTTGATGGTGTTTCAGCTCGCCGGCGGGCGCGCGACGTTGGCGCCGGGCGGGGAACTCGCGGCCGGGGCACTGGCGGCCGGGGTGCCGCGGGCACGGATCGTATTCATTGCCGAGATCGGGGTTCTCGCGACCGCCGAGATCGACAGGATCATGGAAGCGTGCATCGAAGCCGGGTGA
- a CDS encoding amidohydrolase family protein — protein MTGLVISGGRVVDPASGMDAIGDVAVLDGRISAVGTGFGSAERVIDATGLVVAPGFIDLHAHGQSIPADRMQAFDGVTTTLDLEAGVLPVASWYRRQAAKGRVLNYGAAANWAFARIGAMTGSNAESSLEAFGNAMRDRRWIDNVASDTEVAGILDRLAIGLNEGGIGIGILNAYAPGAGVQELTAVCQLAAAHDVATFTHVAYMSRIDPESAAEAYVRLIGYAGATGAHMHICHFNSSSKTDVERCAVLVKKAQAQGLPITVEAYPYGTGSTVLAAAFFSDPEFEARNGLGYDSVQRVTDGRRFRDRKELLAAQAEEPSTLVLWHILDTENNPHHRDLLDISVLYPGGAIASDAMPWTLSDGSPYTGDAWPLPKDATSHPRSAGCFTRFIREWVRERKAVSLLEGIRKCALIPAEILSHSTPAMRTKGRLQPGADADIVVFDFETLTDRATFSAMNRPSEGVRHLVVSGQPLISDGVLDVAARPGRPVRRPVAES, from the coding sequence ATGACTGGCTTGGTAATCAGTGGCGGCCGGGTGGTGGATCCGGCAAGCGGGATGGACGCCATTGGCGATGTGGCGGTGCTGGATGGCCGGATCTCCGCTGTTGGCACCGGGTTCGGCAGCGCCGAGCGGGTGATCGACGCGACCGGGCTGGTGGTGGCTCCCGGCTTCATCGACCTGCACGCGCACGGCCAGTCGATCCCGGCCGACCGCATGCAGGCGTTCGACGGGGTGACGACGACGCTCGACCTCGAGGCGGGCGTATTGCCGGTCGCATCCTGGTATCGGCGCCAGGCCGCCAAGGGGCGCGTGCTGAACTACGGCGCCGCTGCGAACTGGGCCTTCGCGCGCATCGGCGCGATGACTGGCTCCAACGCCGAAAGCTCGCTGGAGGCGTTCGGCAATGCCATGCGCGATCGCCGCTGGATCGACAACGTGGCCAGCGATACCGAGGTGGCCGGCATCCTCGATCGCCTCGCCATCGGACTGAACGAGGGCGGCATCGGCATCGGCATCCTCAACGCCTATGCCCCGGGCGCTGGCGTCCAGGAGCTGACCGCGGTGTGCCAGCTGGCGGCGGCGCATGATGTGGCGACCTTCACCCACGTCGCCTACATGTCCCGTATCGATCCGGAAAGCGCCGCCGAGGCCTATGTCCGCCTGATCGGCTATGCCGGCGCCACCGGCGCGCATATGCACATCTGCCACTTCAACTCTTCCAGCAAGACCGACGTGGAGCGTTGCGCCGTGCTGGTGAAGAAGGCGCAGGCGCAGGGCCTGCCGATCACGGTGGAGGCCTATCCGTACGGCACCGGTTCGACGGTGCTGGCGGCGGCCTTCTTCAGCGACCCGGAGTTCGAGGCGCGCAATGGATTAGGCTACGATTCGGTGCAGCGCGTGACCGACGGGCGGCGCTTCCGCGACCGCAAGGAATTGCTGGCGGCACAGGCGGAGGAGCCGTCCACGCTGGTGCTGTGGCATATACTGGATACGGAGAACAATCCGCACCATCGGGACCTGCTGGACATATCGGTGCTGTATCCCGGCGGCGCGATCGCCTCCGACGCGATGCCATGGACGCTGTCGGACGGCAGCCCTTACACTGGCGACGCCTGGCCGCTGCCAAAGGACGCCACCTCGCATCCGCGTTCGGCGGGTTGCTTCACCCGTTTCATCCGCGAGTGGGTGCGTGAGCGCAAGGCGGTGTCGCTGCTGGAAGGCATCCGCAAATGCGCCCTGATCCCGGCGGAGATTCTTTCCCACAGCACGCCCGCCATGCGTACCAAGGGAAGGCTGCAGCCGGGTGCGGATGCCGACATTGTCGTGTTCGATTTCGAAACGCTGACCGACCGGGCGACTTTCTCGGCGATGAACCGCCCGTCAGAGGGCGTGCGGCATCTGGTGGTCAGCGGCCAGCCGCTGATATCAGATGGCGTGCTGGATGTGGCGGCGAGGCCCGGCCGGCCGGTGCGCCGGCCCGTTGCCGAGAGCTGA